In Betaproteobacteria bacterium, the sequence GGATGTCAAGGAAGCCGTTTCTGATGTGAAGGATGCGGCCAAGGCAGTCGCTGGCGCGGCTGTGGCGGTCGGCAAGGAAGCCGTGGGTGGCGCCAAGGATGTTGCCAAGGCTGCCGCAGAAGCCAGCAAGGATGCCGTGAAGGCGGGTACCGAGGCTGTCAAGAATGCTGCTGAAGCCACCAAAGCTGCAGCTGAAAAGCAGTAATTTGTTGATGCGCTGAATCGAAACGGCACCGCAAGGTGCCGTTTCCACATGCCGGACCAGAAAAAGACTAAATGGATATCTTCCTTCAGCAGATCATCAACGGACTCGTGCAGGGCAGCATCTACGCGCTGGTCGCGCTGGGCTACACGATGGTTTACGGCATCATGGGGTTGATCAACTTTGCCCATGGCGAGGTGGTGATGATCGGCACACTGGTGACAATCACCGTCGCCGGTTCATTGATCGCGGCTGGCATGCCGGTGGCGCTGGCCGGCATGGCCGGGCTGAGTGCTTCGGTGCTGGTCTGCATGGCGCTGGGCTGGGGGCTGGAGCGCATTGCCTATCGCCCGCTGCGCAATGCACCGCGCCTGACGCCGCTGATCACGGCGATCGGCATGTCCATCGTGCTGCAGAATCTGGCGATGATGGTCTGGGGACGGAATTACCTGACCTTTCCCTCGTTTCTGCCCAAAATCAATTTCGAATTTGCCGGCGCCAATTTCACGGCCATTCAGGTCATCATCGTGCTCGTTTCGGCGCTGACGATGGGTGGTTTGCTGTTGCTGGTCTATCGCACCAAGCTGGGCATGGCGATGCGCGCCACGGCACAGAATCCGGCCGTCGCCAGCCTGATGGGCGTCAATATCAATCGCGTCATTGCTGCTGCCTTCGTCATCGGTTCGGCACTCGGGGCGCTGGCCGGTGTCATGGTTGGTGGTTATTACGAAATTGCCCATTACCAGATGGGTTTCATGCTCGGTCTCAAGGCTTTTACGGCGGCCGTGCTGGGCGGTATCGGCAATCTGGCCGGTGCGATGTTGGGTGGTATTTTGCTCGGTATCATCGAGGCGCTGGGGGCGGGCTACATCGGACAGCTGACAGGCGGTTTTCTCGGCAGCCACTATCAGGATATTTTTGCCTTCGTGGTGCTGATCGTGGTGCTGATGTTCAAACCTTCAGGTCTGTTTGGTGAAAAGACGGGGGATCGGGCATGAAAAACAGCCCATTTTTTCGGTCGACCGCGGGAGTCGCCCTGATCGCTGCTGCATTGATTGCGCTGCCCTTCGTAGCTGCACTGGGCGGGCAGGCCTGGGTGCGTATCCTTGATTTCGCGATCCTTTACGTTTTTCTGGCGCTGGGCCTGAACATCGTCGTTGGTTTTGCCGGCCTGCTTGACCTTGGTTATATCGCCTTCTACGCTGTTGGTGCCTACACTTGGGCTTTGCTGGCCAGTCCGCATTTCGGGCTGCATTTGCCGATCTGGGTGATTCTGCCCATCGGCGGAACGCTGGCTTGTCTGGCCGGCGTCGTGCTCGGTTCGCCGACCTTGAAGTTGCGTGGCGACTATCTAGCGATTGTCACGCTCGGTTTCGGAGAAATCGTCCGTATTTTCCTGAACAACCTGAATGCCCCATTCAATTTGACCAACGGGCCTCAGGGCATCACGCTGATTGATCCGGTGGCATTTGGCAGTTTCAAATTTTCCGGTACGACGCAGGTTTTCGGCTTTGCGCTGAGCGGGCCTCAGAAGTATTACTACC encodes:
- a CDS encoding branched-chain amino acid ABC transporter permease, with product MDIFLQQIINGLVQGSIYALVALGYTMVYGIMGLINFAHGEVVMIGTLVTITVAGSLIAAGMPVALAGMAGLSASVLVCMALGWGLERIAYRPLRNAPRLTPLITAIGMSIVLQNLAMMVWGRNYLTFPSFLPKINFEFAGANFTAIQVIIVLVSALTMGGLLLLVYRTKLGMAMRATAQNPAVASLMGVNINRVIAAAFVIGSALGALAGVMVGGYYEIAHYQMGFMLGLKAFTAAVLGGIGNLAGAMLGGILLGIIEALGAGYIGQLTGGFLGSHYQDIFAFVVLIVVLMFKPSGLFGEKTGDRA
- a CDS encoding ABC transporter ATP-binding protein, whose protein sequence is MKNSPFFRSTAGVALIAAALIALPFVAALGGQAWVRILDFAILYVFLALGLNIVVGFAGLLDLGYIAFYAVGAYTWALLASPHFGLHLPIWVILPIGGTLACLAGVVLGSPTLKLRGDYLAIVTLGFGEIVRIFLNNLNAPFNLTNGPQGITLIDPVAFGSFKFSGTTQVFGFALSGPQKYYYLLVALAILVIIINLRLQNSRIGRAWQAIREDEIAAKAIGINTRNLKLLAFAMGASFGGIAGGIFAAMQGFVSPESFSLIESIMILAMVVLGGMGHIPGVILGAVLLSILPEVLRYSIGPLQMAVFGKMLLDPESLRMLVFGLALVLVMRFKPAGLWPSPERKRELQEAKS